The Gossypium arboreum isolate Shixiya-1 chromosome 6, ASM2569848v2, whole genome shotgun sequence DNA window AAATTGTAGACTTATTAGCTATTTATTCACGCGCCGTTCAGCAATGCATTTGCCAAAAGCACTTTATTTTTTACTGTAAAAGCATTGTGGAATATGAAGAGCAACGCTAAACATTTGAAAGTAGTaatcaaattatattaaatttttttgaagTTAAAAGGGTATAGAACAAAAGTTTCCTCATTTCAGGAACTTGAAAATCTTacagaaccaaagaaaacaaaaatcttACATGTCTAATACATATAATAAGATCATGTCAAAGAAAGGCCTGAGGAGAATGTGATTCCAGCCAAGTTAGCCCCTTTCATCTTGCAATCAGGCAACAACACCCAATTCCATACGCCGCTCTGTTGATGGTAAGTCAGCCAAATAATGTCCCATGAGCCCTCGTAATTCGACATCAACACCACCCGAATTCTCCCATTTCTCGCCTCTAAACACCCTATCATCACCCCGTAAGGTTTCCCTATTTGCTCCATTATCTCACTCGGGACATTTGACACATACTCCCAATTCCCACTTCTTAGGCTTATCCCCCACACTTCTATGCTGCACAACACCTTTGCCCTTCTTTGATCCCGCGATCTCATTATCATCACGTGTCCGTCACCATACACGTGTCTTCGGTCATTTACGTTCGCCCAGCTTGCCTGCTGCTCTCTGTTTCCGAATCTTGGTCGTAGGATCTGTGGTGGGATGTATTCAGATCCAATCGCAACCACCAAACTCTCCTGAGGTGCATTATGTGCATTGAGAAACATACAATCATTCCCTGCGAAGTTCCCCTTCCCCTCTCTTGCTTCTCTGCACTGCCATTTTTCGGTCTCTGAATTGTATTCGAACACAACCGGACTGTTCCCCACTAGTTCCACGAACAAAAACCGGAAATGGCCCGAATCCGATGATTCGGGTACTAGCTTCATCCCGGATCTCCTCCAGGAAGAGGTACCACGTGGACCTAATGGACATGGAGGGATCTTTTTAACTGCCTTACTAACCAAATTAACAGCAATAACTGCCTTTTGAGAATTGGAAGCAAACAGAAAAATATTCCCACTTGCTGTCAATAAATATATATCTTCATCCGGATAAAAAACAACTTGCTTAATCAAATCTTCGATACAAATCTTGAACCAACGGTTGGATTGATCCGAAAACCCGTGGAGTATGGCGTCGCGACGCCAGCGTTTCTTGTAGACAAATAACCAAGTGGCTGACCTTGATCGTAGGTTGCACTGCCGGATAAAATCTTGGTCGGATATAAGATAAGAAAGGAACTTGTTGACTAATTTCATGCGAAGGATTTCCGGCAAAGCCAGTGAGAAGAGGATGCTTTGTATGAGTTCGGAAGGAAGAAGACAGAAACCAAGGGCGTTGGTGTCTGAACTGTGATATTCATCCATGGTTTCAGCACAATAATTTGGGCTTTCAAAGTATTACAAATTTATATGTACAAAGAGTACTCTGTTTCAGGCATGATGATGGTGAGTGTATAGAGTAATACATAAAAGACAAACAGTCCTGCAATGATTCCCATGCGGATAGCGTCATGGTGGGACAAATGGACGGTGGGGGAGGGTTGAAAAAACTTTGAATAATTGTTTTGGAAGTCGACGTATTTGATTGTCGTGAGTGTATAAAATAATGAGGAACTAAGCTTCAATGTGGGGCAGTAAGTATACGTATAAGTGAAGAGGGGTAGCACTTAATAGCGTAGTTATTTGGGAGAGGTGAGTCATGCTGCCGATGTGGTGAAAGGGAGGCGTGCGTGGCTGCCAGCCCCAGCCTGATGCgactcatttttttattttatttttttaatctagTTTTGAATGTGAAATAAACTCTAGTGGGTCGGCCAAGTTTATTAAAATTAGGAAAGACAATAACGAAGAGTGAAATAGATGAGGGCTTGATTTCGACCTGTGCAGCAAAACTGTCCCTTACTGATGTTTACAGCAGGTGTGGTTATGTTTCATGTTTGAGTTAAACCTAGGATATATAGGGTGGGTTGTTAACCAAATCAGGTGAGGTGCACATCAGAGTGTTAAAAGTCAAAGAGGGAAGAGTCGTATGACGCTTAGTCGATTGCTTTCTAGCAAAAACATTCAGGGGAAGGTTTTATGGATATGGCAGCCTTGAGTTTAGTGAATATACTTGGTGAAAGAATATAGATGGTGCTTTAAAGAGTGGGTTCGAGGTTAACCTGAGCAGGATGTTTTGAGATCGAAAATGTCCAGGCTGTGGAAGAAGCCGTGATGAAGGAAGTTCACACTAAACTTAAACGCTCAAAATTGCCTTTAGCCATTGCGTGACACatgaaaaaataattaattttttaaaactaaaaataatttaaaaatatctttctataattttaaaatttttaattttttaaagtaaaaattaattaatttctgaCGTGATATCTACATGGCAATCCACGTATATGCCACATCAATAAAGTTAACATATGTTAATTTTTTCATCCATTTTGggataatttaacaaataatgtaagtttaaggactaaaagaGACAAAAATTAAATGGAaggctaaaataatttttttataaagttggagGGCCAAATAAGTTATTATGTCAATTTTTTGGCTTAACCTATTGATATCTAAACTATATTTTTTCCTATtttggtacttaatttttttaattggtatctaattaaattttttaattggtATCTAAACTACTTTTTTTTCTCAAGTTGATATATTCTTTAGTCCAATCATTaagtttatttaaaaataataactaattaaaaaatatcgtgtggcaaaaaaaaaaaagaagaagaagaaagaagacaacatattattttatttttatatgtatatattttgattatttattatttatttcttccTCTCATTTTGGGTTTCTTATTCAAGTATGATCATTTTAGGCTTCATGGTTTTAATCAAGATTTTCAAAATTTGACTAGTGGTTAAATCAGTCAGGCCATTGATTCCTGGCTTGACTGAtttgatcaaataaattattaaaaattcataaaatcaaTACAAATTTGTTAAAAATAGAGAAAAACAATTTAACATCCAATTCAACTGATTTTTTAGCTCAGCTAAATCAATCCATACCAATTCACAGGTTAACTAATTCAACCCCTTTATTTAGACCACTACGAGAACTTATTCGATCATGTCAAGTCAAACAAGCAGGTGGTG harbors:
- the LOC108485114 gene encoding uncharacterized protein LOC108485114, which gives rise to MDEYHSSDTNALGFCLLPSELIQSILFSLALPEILRMKLVNKFLSYLISDQDFIRQCNLRSRSATWLFVYKKRWRRDAILHGFSDQSNRWFKICIEDLIKQVVFYPDEDIYLLTASGNIFLFASNSQKAVIAVNLVSKAVKKIPPCPLGPRGTSSWRRSGMKLVPESSDSGHFRFLFVELVGNSPVVFEYNSETEKWQCREAREGKGNFAGNDCMFLNAHNAPQESLVVAIGSEYIPPQILRPRFGNREQQASWANVNDRRHVYGDGHVMIMRSRDQRRAKVLCSIEVWGISLRSGNWEYVSNVPSEIMEQIGKPYGVMIGCLEARNGRIRVVLMSNYEGSWDIIWLTYHQQSGVWNWVLLPDCKMKGANLAGITFSSGLSLT